CCGTCATTACGGCTGCAAGTCCAAAAGAAGGATTACAGATCCTCACCGAGGAGCAGGATCCGTTTGTCATTATTACCGACATCAAATTTCCTTCCGGCATGGATGGCTTTGAGTTTATCCGCTGGATTAAAAAGACCCATCCCAACCATGAGGTTGTGGTCATTTCCGGATATGCGACCATGGATCTGGCGATCGACGCCATCCGGCTCGATGCTTCTGATTTTATTCCCAAACCCTGTGAAATAAACCTGCTGCTGTTAGCTATCAAGCGGGCTTCCCAAAAAATCGAGATGCGCCAGACGATCAGGGAATACACGGATAGTCTGGAATATATGGTCCAAAAAAGGACCGAGGAAATCAAGCGGATTGAAGGACAGCTTGTGCAGACAGCCAAACTGTCAGCTATGGGAGAGCTGGCTGCCAGCGTTTGCCATGAGCTGCGGCAGCCCCTGTGCGGTATTATGGGCTTCGGGTACCTGGCCGAGAGAGAGCTTGGCGAAGACAGCCCGGCCAGGCCCTATTTACGGAAACTGGATGAGCAGTGTGAGCGGATGCAGCAGATCATCGAAAACCTTCGCGCCTTTTCCCGGCAGTCCGATGCTACCCTGGAGCTTATCAACATTCATGATCCTCTGGAAGATGCCATTTCGCTTTTCCGCCATCAACTGAGAAGCCGGGGCATTGAGCTGGAAGAGGACCTGCCTACCAATCTGCCTCCTGTCCTGGGAAACAGGACAAAATTACAGCAGGTGTTTGTCAACCTTATTTCCAATGCCCGGGACGCCCTCGATGCCCGGAATGGGCATTGCCAGAAGAAAATTTCCGTCCGCTGCGAGGCAGACGATGAAAATAGAAATATCCGCGTTTGGGTTATCGATAACGGGATCGGTATCGATGAGAGCATTAAATCCCGGATCTTTGACCCCTTCTTCAGCATCAAGTCGGTCGAGAAGGGAACCGGCCTCGGGCTTTCCATTGCCCGGACGATTATCTCCGACCATAACGGCGAGATCAATTTTTTCAGCAATCCGGGAGAAGGAACCTCCTTCGTCGTCCGGCTCCCGGCTACCGCATACAGTTCGACGCACGAATGAGGGGGCGAGGGCTCACAAGGGCATCGTTTTTCCCCCTCGCCGAGACTTCAGATGAATCCGTCAGCTATCCTCATGCGGTTTTGACCTGTTCCCTTCCCTGATCAGGCTTTTTTGCTCATCCTGAGAGAGAAAACGCCACTGCCCGGAAGTCACATCCAGGTGTATGGGGCCAAACCGGATGCGCTTCAAGTCGAGGACCTTCAAAGCCGTGCCATACCGCTCGTCCATCAGGGCTCCAAAGAGCCGGCGAATATGGCGGTTTTTCCCTTCGTCAAGGACTAGTCGAAGATGCGTTTTGGGGCCTGTCCTGCCCAGAATCTCGACTTCCGTACATCGCAATATCCCCACCGGCGAGGGAACCCCTGTGCGGATTGCCTTAAGGTGGCCTTCCGTAACCTGACCGCGCACCCATACTTCATAGGTTTTTTTCAGCCCGCCGGGCCGTCCCAGCCGCTCCACCAGTCGCCCGTTCTTAACCAGGAGCAGCAATCCGCGCGTATCGCGGTCAAGACGGCCAACCGGCACCCATCCGTCCCGGCCTACCCAGTCCGGCAAAATATCGTAGATCGTCTTTCGCCCCAGCTCATCCCGACGGGAGACAACCACGGCCTTTGGTTTATGGAAAAGTATGATCCCTGATTCAGTCATGGAACTATTCTACCTCGTGAGGGGCCTGCTGTCCAGATTCCTGGAAGGCCGGGGACCCGGCACCCGGATGTTCCCCGTGTTCTCTTGTCTCGGGATGAGGATTGATAATGACTTCATCCTTATGCCCTGATGTCACCCCCCAGATGTACCCCATTTCCCTTTTATCGATAAGGAAGAGATAACATGTGCTTCCAGCCATCTAATCACACCGCTAAAACCCTCGCTGTTTCACTTCTTTGGTAAAATTAGTCAGTATTATTATTACAGTAATCCGACCTATGAATGGATACCGGAAAGTAAGTTGATAAAAATCTCATCATAGGAGGGTTACAGTGGAAAGGCTTAAAATAGTCAGTCTGGTGGTGGTAACTATCAGCTTGGGATTATTGCTTGTCAGTTGTGGCGGTGGCGGTGGCGGTGAAGGTGAAGAAATCAAGTCAGGCACTGCTGCCATTGAACCTATCGAAACACGGGGGACGCTAGATACACTCAGCAATGACGCCAGCATGCGGCATCAACCCCATTATCAGCAGCTTGAAATACTGCCCACCTCGTATATTCAGGTCGATAATAACGGGATTCCAGTAAAACAGCCAATAAAAGGGAGCATAACAGGGGTATATTCCAGCTACGACGGTCAAGCTCCGCAGGAATACAATGGGTATGATATATTCAAGTACGAAGTATCCTATCATATTATCAATATAAAAACCAACCTTTCCGCCGACATTTCAAATTATTCCCTCATGACAGAGCTTGATGGCGGCGAATACCGGCTAGGCAACTCCGATTCCCAGGACCCGACAAAGGTAATCTGGGAAGATAAGCCGGTCCATGCCGGTTTCAAGACCTATGAGATTGGAGCAACGTATGATTATGCTTCCTCCTCGCAGCAAGGCAGGTTTACCGTATTGACCAGGGAATATATAACTGTCGGCAATATCAGATATCCAGCATGGAAGGTATGTGAGACTTCACAGGAAGGAACCATTTCAGGAGAAGAATACCGGTGGATCAATCCTGAATATGGCACTCTCAAGGTTCAATTAACTATGTCAGACAGCTCAGATAATTCGGTAATGTTTCTGGAAGCGGTATTACAGGAAAGCTATTAACCAATTCGCTCACGGGTAAGACAGGTAGGCACAAACCAGGGGCAAAGGCACAGAGGCACTCCAACTTTGCCCCTTCGTGCTTTTGTGCCTTTACCAGGCACTTACAGCATCTTTTGCATCCACACGGTGTCGAAGAATTGCCCGTTTTTCCGGCAGACAGCTTTAAATCGTCCGCACTCGACAAAGCCGTGCTTCTGATGGAAGCGGATGCTTGCCTCATTCAGAGATGATATATTCGCCAGTACCGTCCTGATCCCTTGACTCTTTCCTTCATCGAGAAGCCGCCTGAGCAGGGCAGTGCCGATGCCTTTTCCGCAGGAGGCAGAATGAATTATGATACTTCCGCCGCATGGGAAAAAGTGGGATGGGGATTATGGGCATGAAGGAGCCCGAATCCGACCGTTTGTCCTTCCTTTGCCTTGACGACAAAAGCTGGATAACCGGCAGCCATTTTCAGAAAAAAATCATAGGATTCGTACCTGATGCACTGCTCCGGAAAAGCGGCAAACGAGGTTTGAACATAATAAGATATCGACCACCGCAATCGAAAGTAAAGTTCATAGCTCCTTCCTGGCTCCTGAATTTTCAATCTGATATTTTCCGGCCTGTGCAGGATATTGACAATCCGCAGGCCGTATGATTTAATTGGTTTTCAAATACTATAATCCTCAATACATTGTCAAGGGTAAAAACAAGGCAGGGTAAAAACACACCATGACGAAAGCTGCCAGGAAAGTTGATCAGACCAAGTATTTGATTTTGCTGGGGGATGGAATGGCTGATTATCCGATTCCGAAGCTCAGGGGCCAGACCGTCCTTGAATGTGCCCACACGCCGAATATGGATTTTATTGCTCAGCACGGGATTTTAGGTCAGGCGCAGACTACTCCTGAATCCCTGCCTCCGGGAAGTGATGTGGCTAATCTTTCCATCCTGGGTTATGATCCCCGGCTATACTATACCGGCCGGGCTCCCTTCGAGGCGGCCAGCATCGGAGTGGATCTGGCACCTTCCGATGTAGCATTCCGCTGCAACTTCGTTAC
The bacterium genome window above contains:
- a CDS encoding ATP-binding protein; this encodes MYKILLVDDNDSIQKTYQSLLEAHGFTVITAASPKEGLQILTEEQDPFVIITDIKFPSGMDGFEFIRWIKKTHPNHEVVVISGYATMDLAIDAIRLDASDFIPKPCEINLLLLAIKRASQKIEMRQTIREYTDSLEYMVQKRTEEIKRIEGQLVQTAKLSAMGELAASVCHELRQPLCGIMGFGYLAERELGEDSPARPYLRKLDEQCERMQQIIENLRAFSRQSDATLELINIHDPLEDAISLFRHQLRSRGIELEEDLPTNLPPVLGNRTKLQQVFVNLISNARDALDARNGHCQKKISVRCEADDENRNIRVWVIDNGIGIDESIKSRIFDPFFSIKSVEKGTGLGLSIARTIISDHNGEINFFSNPGEGTSFVVRLPATAYSSTHE
- a CDS encoding N-acetyltransferase family protein — encoded protein: MIIHSASCGKGIGTALLRRLLDEGKSQGIRTVLANISSLNEASIRFHQKHGFVECGRFKAVCRKNGQFFDTVWMQKML
- a CDS encoding pseudouridine synthase, coding for MTESGIILFHKPKAVVVSRRDELGRKTIYDILPDWVGRDGWVPVGRLDRDTRGLLLLVKNGRLVERLGRPGGLKKTYEVWVRGQVTEGHLKAIRTGVPSPVGILRCTEVEILGRTGPKTHLRLVLDEGKNRHIRRLFGALMDERYGTALKVLDLKRIRFGPIHLDVTSGQWRFLSQDEQKSLIREGNRSKPHEDS